The genomic window GATCGCGCAATTGCTGCGCATGGGCTGGTTTCGCCCGGTTCATGCAAAATCCGCGGACGCTCAGGCCGTGTAAGGATCATGCAGGGCCGATAGAAGCTGTCCATTGCAATCGCCAAACCCGATGCTGACCTCCTGTTGTTGTGCGATGCCTGTGATACGGATCGAATCACCGTCGTCCAAGAACCGGCGGACCGCGCCGTTCTGAAGTTTCAAAGGGCGGTTTCCGTTTTGCGAGAGCTCGAGAAGGCAACCGAGGCTCTCGTCGGTCGGTCCGGATATTGTCCCGGAGCCAATCAGGTCTCCAACGCGCATCGGGCATCCGCTGGTCGTGTGGTGTGCGATTTGCTGTGCAGCGGAAAAATACATATGCCGGTGATTGCTGCGGGTGATCGTCGTTTCTTTCCCGTCCTCAGGCATCAGAGTCACCTCGAAATCGATGTCATAGAGGTTGGGGCGGTGCACCTGCAGATAGGGAAGTAAGTCATCGTTCTCGCTACCGCCACCTGTTCGTGAGGGTTCGAGCGCGAACTTAGACACGATCCAATTGCCTACGGTCGTTGCCGTCGCCTTGGCCTGAAACGGTCCGAGCGGCCGGCTTTCCCAAGTTTGGATGTCTCTGGCAGACCAGTCATTCACGAGGATGTAGCCGAAGATTACGTCGTCCGCGTCCTCAGCGGTCACCGGTCCGTTGGTACTCGTACCCACAATGGCCCCGAGCTCCAGCTCGAAATCGAATTTTCGGGAGGGCTCGAAAACGGGTTCAATCTGATCCGGGTGTTTTAGCTGTCCCCAAGGTCGGCGTATCTTCGTGCCTGAACCGACAACGGACGAGGCGCGCCCGTTGTAGCCGATCGGCATATGTTTCCAATTCGGAGGCACAGCATCTTCGGGGCTACGGAACAGACTTCCCGCGTTGAAGGCGTGGTGCCAGCTTGAGAAGAAATCCGTAAACTCCGTCACGCTGAAGGGCTTGTGCAGTTCAGCATCTGACATCGAAACCAACGCCTTGCGACATAACTGCTCCTGTTCGCGAAGTGCGGCCTCTCCGTCTTCCCGAAAGAGCGCGATCAACCGCGAGCGAACGTCGAGCCAGACCTTCGGACCGAGCGCCATGAAGGCGTTCCAGTGAGGCTGTTGAAAGGTCAAGGGATCAATTTCAAGGAGTCCAGCCTCTGCCAGGACTGCCGCATCAACGATATCTGATCCGAGCGCAATCCCGCAGCGTGGCGGATTGCCGCGAGCGGAAAACACGCCGTATGGCAGATTGTTCAGGGGGAAAAGGCAACCTTTTCTGTTGGCTTCAGGAAGCCAGCTTACGATCAACTTTGTCATTCGATGGGGCTCAGGCGGGCTGTGGATCATTGGCATTGTTCCCCGCTGCCGAGATCACGGGAACAATAAGCCGGGAGGGATGATCGTATCCGGTGTGAATTGATATTTTCGCCTCCGCAAGCCAAGCCGGACGATCTGAAGTATCATCGTGCAGCCAGGGACCTGAGCCCTTGTATATCGTTTCAGCATCGTCGCGTTGGAAATCACGCCCTCGAATATCGACGGCGATCCGATACCCCTCCGGAAGCACGATGCATGTGGGCCATATCTCAACAACAACCTCGACTATCGCCCCTGGCGTCAAAGACTGCTTCTCGTCGTGCGTATGCCAAGGTTGCCAAGGTGTCGAACGTTGCGGACACAGCTTGCGGTGTGAGGCCCTCAACCAGCCCTGCGAAAGCGGGGCGGCGGGATCTACAGACCCCACATAGGTCACCTCCTTCATCTCGGGAGAAAAGGCTTGCAATGTCACGAACAGATCAGCGTCTTCGGCCGAAGAGGATATGAAGAGTGTTAGAGCCAATGGTCCGGTGATCTCCGTCTCTTCCTTTACGGGCGCGGACAGGAACCGAACGTTTCCGGTTCCGGCAACGAAAGCCGTGGCCGCGTTTTCTCGGGGCTGTGCCGTATCCAGGCCGCCATCATTCGCCGATAGATAGAAAGGGACCCACCGTGTCCGTTCGAGCGGCCACGCGGTTTCTTTACGCAGCTCGGCTTCCTCCTGGAAAGGCCGCCTTATGTGGAGCCAAACGGGAGGTTCGTCGTTCCAGCCGTTCTCAATACCCTTGAGATGATAGTCCAGGAAGCGTTTCTGGAGGTCCATACCGTAGTCGAGAAGAAACCACTCCTCGTGGCGTCCGGGGTGTACTTCAAGCCATTTTCGCGTCGATGCGGCTTCCTTGAAGGCGGTGAAATTGCCGCGTGGGTGCAAGCCGCAGCCTGCCCAGTTCGCCGCACTCAGAAATGGAACGGTGATATTCTCCCAATCTGCAGAACGTTCGCGGTACCAGGTGTCATCCATCTCGCGCGCGCGCAGGTTTGCAAGCGTATTGCTTCTGTTGTTTTCTAGCTCAGTCCCTGAGTATTCTGCCGGACCTGTGGAACGTTCATTCAGCCAAGGGTCCATTGGGCCTTGGGGGTTGCCATGCTGGACTGCCAATATCTGACGCGGATACCAGGTCTGGAAGAACTTGTTGGATAGAATTCCTCCATGGCGCGCAAAGTCCCGATAGAAATCCGAAGCGCCTTCCCACGGGATGATGGCCGCCAGATGCGGCGGTTGAAGCGAAGCCACATTCCACTGCGTAATGGCATAGTAGGAAATTCCATTGAGCCCGACCTTGCCGTTCGACCATTCCTGCACGCCGGCCCATTCGATCGCCTCATAAAAATCCTTCGTTTCTCGTGGCGAGACTATGTCGAGATAACCGGGCGATCTGCCCGAGCCCCGGCTGTCAACGCGGACAACGGCATATCCCCACCGCACCCAGATTTCTGGATCAACCGTTTCCCAAGTCACATAATTGTGCTGCGAGCCCTTCAGAAGGCTGGGATGGCGGTTGGTCATCCAGTCCCAACTCGCTTTGTAATGGTCCTGGTACGCAACGCCCTTTCCATAGGGACCGGCGGTCATGATGACGGGTACTTTCGCCGCATCGTCAGGACGAAAAACATCGGCGCGCAGGCAAACACCATCATCCATGCGAATTTCAACATCGCGCTCAATTATCATTACTTTCCTCCAACGATACTCGAGTATGCAGCGGCCGATTTCACTTCTCGGCAAAGCCACCGGTCAGGAAGCTGACGAGCTGCACGCGGAGATCTTCCATTCTTGCAACCTCAATCGCGCCCTCCGAGACAGAATTCAGACGAGAAGACGTCACGACCTCGGAAACGCCAAGAAGAACGCCGCCGACCATGAAGAAATATCTCCAGACCAGAACGCTACGATCCAGCTCGGGATAAAGGGTCTTCAGCGCATCGACAAAGCGGGTCGCCAGCGGGTCGAAACGCTTTTTTACGATCTCGGTGGTGATCGAACTGGGCGCCGCCCTATGGGCGTGCAATAATTTGGTCAGAAGAACACCCTCGTGGGGTCGATCCGGCTCAAGATAAGGGCTCAGGAATATGTCGATGAGATCGCCGATATCCGGAGCGCCGCCGCTGTCACGCTCCTTGAATAAAGCCTCCAGGGCTGCAATGCGACGCTCGTTGACTCTGCGGGCGAGGTCGTCAAGCACTTCATGGACCAGATCCGCTTTCGATTTGAAGTGGTAATTGACCGAAGCTGAGTTGGTTCCAGCGGCAGTCGTGATTTGGCGCAGCGACACGCCGTCAATCCCATCCTTTGCAAATGCAAGCGATGCTGCATCCAGTATGCGCTGTTTCGATGGCACCGCGCTTTCCTGACCTGCATCGTCTTTGCTATTTATCTGCTGCGCTTGTCGGGACATGAAGACTGCACTTTCTTCGCTGAGGTCGTTTTTAAGAGAGAGTTTTATCCAGCTACTACCTGAGGACGGAGCTATTTGGTTGCGTGGCAAGCGCAGCCATCGTCGCCACAGGGTGATCGGTGACCGTGATAATGCCGCCCCATCAGCGCGAGAATTTCATTGCGCGCTGGATTGACGGCCCCGGCGCTCATTTCCCGATAAGCCTGGGCAACGTTGGCAACAATCCGTTCCCGATCAAGCCAAGAATCGTACGCGCCAAGCGCTATATCCCAGGCAGCCTCGGCATAGCTCAGACCTGCATCAAAACGTTGACGCGACTCTTCCATGACAAAGCAGAGATAGTTACGCATTTCCTTAACCGCCGAAAGCGTGGACACCGAGCCATGACCTGGTACGACCGTCTCGACATCCCAGCCAAGAATCGTATCACAGGCCCGCAGCCAATTGGAGAATGGCCCGGCCCAGAGGATCGGGTGAACCTGGTTAAAAACGAGATCTCCAGTGAAAACGGTTCTCGCCGAGGGGACATGCACGACAATGTCGCCACGGGTGTGGGCCGGTCCGAATTCATGAAGCTCAATTCGAGTATCGCCGATGTCGAATTCCAGGAAGTCTGAGAACGTTTCCTTTGGGGGGCGCACCTCGACTCCAGTGAAATCGAATTTTGAACCCATGACCTCATGCAGGAATGCGCCGGCTTCGCCGTTTGATTTCCAGTCTTCGAGAGAAGCACGAAAGACTTCCGGCGGCCGCTCCAGTATTTCCTCCACGCAGGCCTTCGACGCAATCATGCGCGCCCCGTCCACGAGCTGGTTTCCGAAGGTATGGTCTCCATTGGCATGGGTGTTTACCAAAACGTCGATGGATTGTGCTGAAGGACTTATGTCCTTGAAAGCGTCCAGCATCTCTTTCGTTAAACCGAGAGTGAAGAGTGTGTCGACAAGCACGCTTTGATCCCCAGCAATGATCAATCCGGCATTGGAGTAGCCCCACGAACCGTCTGGCTGCACATAGGCATACGTCCCCCTGCCCAGGTCAGCTATGCCCTTCCGGAACGGATGATTAGACGCAGTCATTGAGTTTCCTTAATTGATGAGAGCGAGAGACAGTTCCGGCACGAATATAACGATGAGCAAAGCGACAAACATGGCCGCGACAAAAGGCAGGGCGCCACGGAAGATTGTCGAAATGGGAATGTCATGATCCTGCAGGTTGCTTTTGATGACAAAACACGCCAGCCCGAGTGGGGGTGTGAGTAGGCCGATCTCGACCGCAACGATGGTCACGATGCCGAACCACACAAGATCCACCTCCATATTGATCATGACCGGTACGACCAACGGCAGCAGAATGAGCATGATGGATGCCGAGTCCAAAATGGTGCCGAGCAAGATCACCAGGACAAGATAGGCAATCATCACCGTGACGAAGCCAAGATCGCGGGTGCTTATGATTGCGCTCAATTCGGAAGGCAGGCCGCTCAAGGACAGGAGCCTCGCGTAAATGTGGGCCGCGATGATGACAAACGAGATCGCCGCCGTCACAGTTCCAGTTTCAAGCAGAAGGTCCCAGAAGCCGCGAAGAGTCAGTTTTCTGCGGGCAATAGCAACAAGCAAGGAAGCAAAGGCACCCATGGCGCCAGCCTCGGTGGGTGTGAAGACGCCGCCGTATATTCCGCCCAGCACGATGACGATAAGCAGAACGATGGGAAAAGACAGCCACAGCATCTGGCCAGCCGACATAAGGGCGACGTCGGATTTCGCAGTACGCTCGCCGCTGTTGCCGAGGTCAGCCGGGTTGATGAAACCGATCACAAATATCGTCGCAATGAAAAGGATCGCAAGGGTGATTCCGGGCAGAATTCCGGCGGTGAACAAGGACCCGATGGAGACTTCGGCGATAATACCGTAGAGAATGAGGAGCAGGCTGGGGGGTATCAGCATTCCAAGGACGGACGATCCCGCCACAACGCCCACGGAGAATTTTGCTGAATAGCCATGGCGGAGAAGTTCAGGAACAGCAATCCGGGTGAAGACGGAGGCTGACGCGATGCTGGTTCCGTTGACGGCAGCGAAAATGGCATTGGCGAAAACCGTTGCCACGCCGAGCCCACCTGTCACGCGTCGGAACAGTTGCCCGGCCACGTCGAAAATATCGCGCCCGATGCCGGAGATGGAAACCAACAGACCCATCAGGACAAAAAGCGGAATGACCCCGAAGGAAAATTTCGCGATACTGTCCAGTGCGGCGAGCGCCAGAAACGTGCCAGCGATATCGAAGTTGTCGCGGATGAGCGCCACGCCAAAAAACGACACGGCAGCGAGTGCTATGCCGATATGCAGTCCCGACTGCACCAGCACCAGAATTGCGACGATAGACAGCAAACCAATCATCAAGGGTGTCATGATGCCTGCTCTCCCTTCATTGCGGCGGCCCGGAAAAAGTGCTGAACGGCCATGAGGAGGTAAACCAGAACCGCCAACCCCGCTCCGACGACAACGCCGAATTCAAAAGGCCAGAGAGGCCACACGAAGATACCGGGCGTTCCTATCGTGAAATTATCGGTGTAGGCACGCACGACCTTGGGCAGGATCGAATGAACCAGAACAGCGATCATGAATGCGCCGGCCAAGAAATAGATGGCCTCGACAAACATTGAAAAACGGGGTTTCGATTGCTGCAGCCGGTCAAGCCAGACATCGGAGTTGATCATCCGCTTGTGTCGGATCGTGTTGGGGAGCTGCAGAAAGACAATCGTCACGATGGATGCAGATACGATCTCAGCGACACCCTCGATCGGGTTGTTGAAGACATACCGCATGAAGACGTCGGTAACGATTAGGAACATGCTGATCACGATCATCAAGCTCCCGATCGCCGAGGTGAGACGCGACAGCCCCGTCACCGCCCGCTCGACAAGCCTGAGGCTTGCCGAACGGGCAACGGAGGAGGAAAAGGACGTGTTCTCGCGCATTTTCCAGCTCTATTTCTGGGACCAGTCACGAGGCCAGGTGACGCCCTTCTCGTTGGCAATGCGAAGATATTCCTGCAGCGTCGTGGAACCCGGTTGGCCCCGCGCATCCTGATCAGAGGCCCATTCCTGCGCTATGTTCGGCAGGGAATCGACAAATTCCTCGCGGTTCGATTCCGAAAAATCGACAATCTTCGCGCCCTTCTCCTTCGCCGTCGCCAAACTGCGGTCAGCCCGCGTGGCATAGATCTCCAGAGCCTTTTGCTCATAATCTTGAGCTACACTCTTGATGATATCCTGCACTTCTTTTGGAAACCGCGCCCAGGTGTCGAGATTGACGGTCAATGAGGACGATGACATGGCGCCAAAATTGACCTTGGTAACGTAAGGCGCCACCTCGTAGAATTTGTAGGGCGAGATACTGGATTCGAAGGTGATGACCCCGTCGGTCAGGCCGGTCTTGATGTTGTTATAGTGATCGGGCAACGAGGCTGAAACTGCAACCGCGCCGGTTCCGCGCAGCCAATTGGCGCTCAGGCCTGCAGCGCCAAGTTTGCGACCCTTCAAGGATGATACGCCGGTCACTTCGAAATTCGTGACCAACTGATAGGTGTCAACGCCGACGAAGGCGAGCGGCATCTGGTTGTTTGCGCGCCACGCGGCATCCATTTCCGGAACGGCTGCATGCAGTTCGTTCATGATAGCCATCAGTGTTCCAAGGTCGCTCGTTCCAAAGGGCGCGACATAGGTGATTTGTTCAAGCGGCAGTTTGTCGGCCTCGAAAACCTGAGGCACATAGCCGAAGTCTGCGATGCCGCTTTCAACCGCTTCGAGCACACCAAACGGGTCTGCCAGCGACCCGCCATAGGCCTCGTTCCAATTGATTTTGTCCTTGCCGCCAGCCGCCTCGAGTCGGCGGTTCACCTCAGGAATGAAATATTCAGAAATCGCCTGGACACCGCCTGTCACGGGTGGATGGCCAGAAGCAATCGTTGCTGAAAAGGTTTCCGCATGGAGCGGTAATGCGCCCAGCGTCAACGCTTGAAGGGACACTGCTGCAGCAAGGTAAATTCGATGTTTCATGGTTCTCCTCCCGTTTTCAAAGTCACCGCGTTTCTCCACCCCTCCCTGGATGGATAGGCACAATTCAAATGCGTAATTCAAATGCGTGCTTGAATCAAGCGCTTTATTTGCCGGCGCGATAGATTGACGGATTGGATCATGAGCGACGAACTGTATTGGCGGGTGATGTCAGGTTAACTGCCGGTGAAGGGATTTGCGGCTCCCCTGCTGTGAGGAGCCTCAGCCCAGTCAGCTACAAGCGCCATCGTTTCGCTCGTCGGTGGTAGCCACTGCAGTCTGGCTGTATTTCCGCTGAACTTGCGTCTGGTCGAAGAGATGCTGCTTTAGCGCGGCATCGTCGTTTCCTGCGAGACGATCCATTGCCGGGCAAAGACGTTCGGGTCAGACGATGCCGGCCGCAGGCGGCGGAAAGCGCCGAGTCCCATCGACGTATGGCATTTGGACGACGTTATGACGACGATCCGCGATCGCAAACAGTCGGTGTGGCGCGCTGTTGATCAGAACGAAGTTCCGCTGCCGGTCCAAGTGCCCGGGATCACGGTGTCTGCGATGTGGCATCCAAAATTGGACGCTGACCCGCAACAGCGCTGGTTTCGCGAGATGGTTTTCTCAACTGTACGGTCCACGGAAGCAGGGCGATGCTGGACCGAGAGAAAGCAGGGCATGCCGCTTCTGCTATGTGCGACGGCGGTTCGCATTCTATCTGACGCTGGTTCAAGCAAATCCGGCCCAAGCCGGTTTCTATCCGATCTCGGGCTGTTGCACGGGTCCCTCGCAGGCCTGCTTCTCGCGAGATCGCCGGAACAGCAGGTCGACCGCAACCGCGCCCCATTTTTGTCATCCCACCGGGGCTCAGCTCATGTCCGGTTATTGGAATTTGTACGCGGATCGATCATAACGGCGGGGTCGCCGGTTCGTATCCCATCAAGACCAAAACTGGACTTGGACACTGTTTCGACCGGACGGCAAAAGTCTTCAGGCATCCTCGTAACCATCGTCTGAAACAGCTGGCGTCAGGCAAGCTCGATTTCACGCGGATACTTTTCAAAAGCCGGTGAATTCAGCATAAGCTTGCATGGTCAACGCGGAACGGGAGCATCGATTCTTGGTGGAGAAGGGCGCAAGCAAGCCGGCGACGATCAAGGATGTGGCCATTCGGGCCAAGGTCTCTGTCGGAACGGTCTCTCGTATCATCAATGGCAACGCCACGGTGTCGAGCGAATTGCGCAATCATGTGAACGCCGTCATCGACGAACTCGGTTACCGTCCGAACGCCAATGCAAGGACATTGCGGACCAACCGGACCAAGGCGCTCGGCATCGTCGTGACCGATATCAGGCAACCGATGGCCTCCAAAATGGTCGCGGCGGCAAGCGATGTCGCCAGGGCACATGGCTATGCGCCCATCATCGGCGATTTCCTGAACGATGTTGGAAGCGAGGCGCTGCTGCTGCGCTTCATGCGTGAACGCAATGTCGACGGCCTGCTGCTGACCATCAGTTCCGACGAGAATGCCGAGCTGATCGACGACCTCAAGCAGATGAACGTTCCCATCGTGCTTTGGGAGCGCGACGCGGCGGGCGCTTTCCCGTCTGTGCGCAGCGACCATCGGCAGGGCACCTGTCTTGCCGCACGCCACCTCAAACAGCGCGGCAGGAACAGCAGCATTCTGCTTGTCGCGGGGCATGAACACACCTGGACCGGGCGCGAACAGGTTGCCGGCTTGCGTGAGGCGCTCGGTCGCGATGCCGGTTTCGATATCATGCATACCGGACGCTTCGATCCGGTGGTTCTTGATGAAAAGCTGGGCGCCAAACCGTCCTATGACGCGATCATCGCCAATGTGCACGATATCCCTGCAATCATGGGCGCATTGCAAAAACGCAACCTGTCCTGCCCGGATGATATCGCGATTGTCTCGATCGGCGACGACCCTTTCCTCGAGATCAGCAACCCGCCCATTTCCGCTGTGCGTATCCATCCCGAAGTGGTCGGACGCCTTGCGGCCAAACAGCTTATCTCGAACATCGAGAAGAAGTCGGGAATCGCGTTGGAGATCCCGCTCGTGGCACCGGAATTCATTGCGCGCAACTCGGTCTAAAAAAGCACTGGACAGAACAAATGAAACGTTTCATATTTGATGAAACGTTTCATTTGTTCTGGAGAGACGGCATGCCTGATGACGTTGCATCATTGTCAATGCGCGCTGACGCACAGGCAGGCAGACGGCATGGCGGACTTCTCACCAGACGCCAGTTCGCTGTCGCTGCCGCGGGCGTGTTCGCCGCCGCTCCTGTGAAAGCAGGCGAAACCAACGCGAATGAGCCCGGCAGTCAGAAGGTGGACGCAATGGCCCTTACTCCCGAAAAAACAGCACTCGTGCTGTTGCACTACCAGACCGACATTCTGGCGCTGTTCGAGGATGCCGGCATTGA from Martelella sp. NC20 includes these protein-coding regions:
- the fahA gene encoding fumarylacetoacetase, encoding MTKLIVSWLPEANRKGCLFPLNNLPYGVFSARGNPPRCGIALGSDIVDAAVLAEAGLLEIDPLTFQQPHWNAFMALGPKVWLDVRSRLIALFREDGEAALREQEQLCRKALVSMSDAELHKPFSVTEFTDFFSSWHHAFNAGSLFRSPEDAVPPNWKHMPIGYNGRASSVVGSGTKIRRPWGQLKHPDQIEPVFEPSRKFDFELELGAIVGTSTNGPVTAEDADDVIFGYILVNDWSARDIQTWESRPLGPFQAKATATTVGNWIVSKFALEPSRTGGGSENDDLLPYLQVHRPNLYDIDFEVTLMPEDGKETTITRSNHRHMYFSAAQQIAHHTTSGCPMRVGDLIGSGTISGPTDESLGCLLELSQNGNRPLKLQNGAVRRFLDDGDSIRITGIAQQQEVSIGFGDCNGQLLSALHDPYTA
- a CDS encoding CocE/NonD family hydrolase produces the protein MIIERDVEIRMDDGVCLRADVFRPDDAAKVPVIMTAGPYGKGVAYQDHYKASWDWMTNRHPSLLKGSQHNYVTWETVDPEIWVRWGYAVVRVDSRGSGRSPGYLDIVSPRETKDFYEAIEWAGVQEWSNGKVGLNGISYYAITQWNVASLQPPHLAAIIPWEGASDFYRDFARHGGILSNKFFQTWYPRQILAVQHGNPQGPMDPWLNERSTGPAEYSGTELENNRSNTLANLRAREMDDTWYRERSADWENITVPFLSAANWAGCGLHPRGNFTAFKEAASTRKWLEVHPGRHEEWFLLDYGMDLQKRFLDYHLKGIENGWNDEPPVWLHIRRPFQEEAELRKETAWPLERTRWVPFYLSANDGGLDTAQPRENAATAFVAGTGNVRFLSAPVKEETEITGPLALTLFISSSAEDADLFVTLQAFSPEMKEVTYVGSVDPAAPLSQGWLRASHRKLCPQRSTPWQPWHTHDEKQSLTPGAIVEVVVEIWPTCIVLPEGYRIAVDIRGRDFQRDDAETIYKGSGPWLHDDTSDRPAWLAEAKISIHTGYDHPSRLIVPVISAAGNNANDPQPA
- a CDS encoding TetR/AcrR family transcriptional regulator produces the protein MSRQAQQINSKDDAGQESAVPSKQRILDAASLAFAKDGIDGVSLRQITTAAGTNSASVNYHFKSKADLVHEVLDDLARRVNERRIAALEALFKERDSGGAPDIGDLIDIFLSPYLEPDRPHEGVLLTKLLHAHRAAPSSITTEIVKKRFDPLATRFVDALKTLYPELDRSVLVWRYFFMVGGVLLGVSEVVTSSRLNSVSEGAIEVARMEDLRVQLVSFLTGGFAEK
- a CDS encoding MBL fold metallo-hydrolase, with product MTASNHPFRKGIADLGRGTYAYVQPDGSWGYSNAGLIIAGDQSVLVDTLFTLGLTKEMLDAFKDISPSAQSIDVLVNTHANGDHTFGNQLVDGARMIASKACVEEILERPPEVFRASLEDWKSNGEAGAFLHEVMGSKFDFTGVEVRPPKETFSDFLEFDIGDTRIELHEFGPAHTRGDIVVHVPSARTVFTGDLVFNQVHPILWAGPFSNWLRACDTILGWDVETVVPGHGSVSTLSAVKEMRNYLCFVMEESRQRFDAGLSYAEAAWDIALGAYDSWLDRERIVANVAQAYREMSAGAVNPARNEILALMGRHYHGHRSPCGDDGCACHATK
- a CDS encoding TRAP transporter large permease yields the protein MTPLMIGLLSIVAILVLVQSGLHIGIALAAVSFFGVALIRDNFDIAGTFLALAALDSIAKFSFGVIPLFVLMGLLVSISGIGRDIFDVAGQLFRRVTGGLGVATVFANAIFAAVNGTSIASASVFTRIAVPELLRHGYSAKFSVGVVAGSSVLGMLIPPSLLLILYGIIAEVSIGSLFTAGILPGITLAILFIATIFVIGFINPADLGNSGERTAKSDVALMSAGQMLWLSFPIVLLIVIVLGGIYGGVFTPTEAGAMGAFASLLVAIARRKLTLRGFWDLLLETGTVTAAISFVIIAAHIYARLLSLSGLPSELSAIISTRDLGFVTVMIAYLVLVILLGTILDSASIMLILLPLVVPVMINMEVDLVWFGIVTIVAVEIGLLTPPLGLACFVIKSNLQDHDIPISTIFRGALPFVAAMFVALLIVIFVPELSLALIN
- a CDS encoding TRAP transporter small permease subunit codes for the protein MRENTSFSSSVARSASLRLVERAVTGLSRLTSAIGSLMIVISMFLIVTDVFMRYVFNNPIEGVAEIVSASIVTIVFLQLPNTIRHKRMINSDVWLDRLQQSKPRFSMFVEAIYFLAGAFMIAVLVHSILPKVVRAYTDNFTIGTPGIFVWPLWPFEFGVVVGAGLAVLVYLLMAVQHFFRAAAMKGEQAS
- a CDS encoding C4-dicarboxylate TRAP transporter substrate-binding protein, encoding MKHRIYLAAAVSLQALTLGALPLHAETFSATIASGHPPVTGGVQAISEYFIPEVNRRLEAAGGKDKINWNEAYGGSLADPFGVLEAVESGIADFGYVPQVFEADKLPLEQITYVAPFGTSDLGTLMAIMNELHAAVPEMDAAWRANNQMPLAFVGVDTYQLVTNFEVTGVSSLKGRKLGAAGLSANWLRGTGAVAVSASLPDHYNNIKTGLTDGVITFESSISPYKFYEVAPYVTKVNFGAMSSSSLTVNLDTWARFPKEVQDIIKSVAQDYEQKALEIYATRADRSLATAKEKGAKIVDFSESNREEFVDSLPNIAQEWASDQDARGQPGSTTLQEYLRIANEKGVTWPRDWSQK
- a CDS encoding LacI family DNA-binding transcriptional regulator, with the protein product MEKGASKPATIKDVAIRAKVSVGTVSRIINGNATVSSELRNHVNAVIDELGYRPNANARTLRTNRTKALGIVVTDIRQPMASKMVAAASDVARAHGYAPIIGDFLNDVGSEALLLRFMRERNVDGLLLTISSDENAELIDDLKQMNVPIVLWERDAAGAFPSVRSDHRQGTCLAARHLKQRGRNSSILLVAGHEHTWTGREQVAGLREALGRDAGFDIMHTGRFDPVVLDEKLGAKPSYDAIIANVHDIPAIMGALQKRNLSCPDDIAIVSIGDDPFLEISNPPISAVRIHPEVVGRLAAKQLISNIEKKSGIALEIPLVAPEFIARNSV